The following proteins come from a genomic window of Geomonas sp. RF6:
- a CDS encoding lysophospholipid acyltransferase family protein, with protein MLKKLRWHLETWGFLAVSFAVALLPDRAALAAGTRLGRLFFLLLRRRREIAVANIEESLPYLRLQPGWGGGTPLDIARAVFENLGRSVVEDCKIYHGRGKSLIDAVEFRGIEHFEQAKARGKGIAFVTGHCGNWELMALSFGARYESLSVVAREQDNPYLNAVLERIRHGYGNALIYREGALRAMYASFRKNGIVGLLIDQAVHPNDGVLVDFLGRPAWTTNLLPLLARKTKVPMIPIFIHREGGRHVVTAYPEIVPSTDDPDGSIDTARLTACIERYVVEHPAEWYWIHKRWKRT; from the coding sequence GTGCTCAAAAAGCTGCGCTGGCATCTGGAGACGTGGGGCTTTCTGGCAGTCTCCTTTGCAGTGGCCCTCCTCCCGGACAGAGCCGCTCTGGCAGCCGGAACCCGGCTGGGGCGGCTCTTCTTTCTCCTGCTGCGCCGCCGCAGGGAGATAGCGGTCGCCAACATCGAGGAGTCCCTCCCCTATCTGCGTCTCCAGCCCGGGTGGGGTGGGGGCACCCCCCTCGATATCGCACGGGCCGTTTTCGAGAACCTCGGTCGCTCCGTCGTCGAAGACTGCAAGATTTACCACGGCCGCGGCAAGTCTCTCATCGACGCAGTGGAATTCCGCGGCATCGAGCATTTCGAGCAGGCAAAGGCCCGCGGCAAGGGGATTGCCTTCGTCACGGGGCACTGCGGCAACTGGGAGCTCATGGCCCTCTCCTTCGGGGCGCGCTACGAGAGCCTGTCTGTTGTGGCGCGAGAGCAGGACAACCCCTATCTCAACGCGGTGCTGGAGAGGATCCGTCACGGGTACGGCAACGCCCTCATCTACCGGGAAGGGGCGCTGCGCGCCATGTACGCGAGCTTCAGGAAAAACGGGATAGTGGGGCTCCTCATCGACCAGGCGGTGCACCCGAACGACGGCGTGCTTGTGGACTTTCTCGGCCGGCCCGCCTGGACCACGAACCTCCTCCCCCTTCTGGCGCGCAAGACGAAGGTGCCGATGATACCGATCTTCATCCATCGGGAGGGGGGACGCCACGTCGTGACGGCGTACCCGGAGATCGTTCCCTCCACCGACGACCCGGACGGCTCCATCGACACCGCCCGCCTTACCGCCTGTATCGAGCGGTACGTGGTGGAGCATCCGGCGGAGTGGTACTGGATCCACAAGAGGTGGAAGAGGACGTAG
- a CDS encoding 3-deoxy-D-manno-octulosonic acid transferase, which translates to MISIVYNLLLFISLPLVVAYHCYRSLSRGRRSALLERFGRISPADLATLQGSGCILVHAVSVGETNAAIPLLKGLRRRFPGKKIVLSNVTETGRSVALKSGLADLCIYFPFDYPFAVRSVLGALNPSVVIIMETEIWPNFIGAARSMGIPVVLANGRISDRSLSRYLKFSWFFRPVLQQLSALCMQSSDDASRIVAIGANNQAVRAAGNLKYDRPLHPRDPERVNSLKEKYGIPADCIVFTAASTHEGEEAQVVEAYQGALKTGRKCFMILAPRHPERAAGVAQLLSGAGLPFVLRSALGEGAALPGEGGVLLLDTVGELASLYEASDLVFVGGSLVPTGGHNPLEPASCSVSVLFGPHMENFREIAALFLKYQAARQVPDVAALKEALEELLDDPGTRREMGEAGGRVLIDNAGATERHLDVVESFIRR; encoded by the coding sequence ATGATTTCTATTGTCTACAACCTCTTGCTCTTTATCTCCCTGCCGCTGGTGGTGGCCTATCACTGCTACCGCTCCCTCAGCAGGGGGCGCCGCAGTGCCCTGCTGGAGCGCTTCGGCAGGATTTCTCCCGCCGACCTCGCAACGCTGCAGGGGAGCGGGTGCATCCTCGTTCACGCCGTCTCCGTCGGCGAGACGAATGCGGCGATCCCCCTCCTCAAGGGTCTGCGCCGGCGCTTTCCGGGGAAGAAAATCGTCCTCTCCAACGTCACCGAGACCGGGCGCAGCGTTGCGCTGAAAAGCGGGCTCGCCGATCTGTGCATCTACTTTCCCTTTGATTACCCCTTTGCCGTCCGTTCCGTCCTCGGAGCGCTGAACCCCTCGGTTGTGATCATCATGGAGACGGAGATCTGGCCGAACTTCATCGGCGCCGCCCGCTCCATGGGGATCCCCGTCGTCCTCGCCAACGGCCGCATCTCGGACCGCTCCCTCTCCCGCTACCTCAAGTTTTCCTGGTTCTTCCGCCCGGTACTGCAGCAGCTCTCCGCCCTGTGCATGCAGAGCTCCGACGACGCCTCCCGCATCGTTGCCATAGGCGCGAATAACCAAGCGGTACGCGCCGCGGGGAATCTGAAGTACGACAGGCCGCTGCATCCGAGAGATCCTGAGCGCGTTAACTCCCTGAAGGAGAAATACGGTATCCCTGCCGACTGCATCGTCTTCACCGCCGCGAGCACCCATGAGGGGGAAGAGGCGCAGGTCGTGGAGGCGTACCAGGGTGCGCTGAAGACGGGGAGGAAGTGCTTCATGATCCTCGCTCCCCGCCACCCGGAACGTGCGGCCGGTGTGGCGCAGCTTCTTTCCGGCGCCGGGCTCCCCTTCGTGCTGCGCAGCGCGCTGGGGGAGGGCGCGGCGCTCCCGGGAGAGGGAGGGGTGCTTCTGCTCGATACGGTCGGCGAACTCGCTTCCCTCTATGAGGCATCCGATCTCGTCTTCGTGGGGGGGAGCCTCGTGCCGACCGGGGGGCACAACCCGCTGGAGCCCGCTTCCTGCTCCGTTTCGGTGCTCTTTGGTCCGCACATGGAGAACTTCCGCGAGATCGCCGCCCTTTTCCTGAAGTACCAGGCGGCAAGGCAGGTGCCGGATGTCGCGGCGCTGAAGGAAGCGCTGGAGGAGTTGCTCGACGATCCCGGGACGCGAAGGGAGATGGGTGAGGCGGGGGGAAGGGTGCTGATCGACAACGCGGGCGCCACCGAGCGCCACCTCGATGTGGTGGAAAGCTTCATTCGTCGCTGA
- the lpxK gene encoding tetraacyldisaccharide 4'-kinase: MAELERFFQDMVSGKETGLAARALLAFLKGASFPYAAVLRLRAAAYQHGLLRSHRLPVPVISVGNIVLGGTGKTPVTMQVARHFLERGRRVCVLSRGYGGSSKGKISLVSDGSRIFLGASEAGDEPYLLASKVPGLMVVIGGDRYRAGLFAMEKLNPDLFILDDGFQHLRLKRDLNILLLDAARPFSNGCTVPGGFLREPAGAAQRADLVLYTRAAQRGAPHLFPGKPSFWARHALGGMVPLGGKVAEGFEPARGKKVAAFSGIANPDAFFELLQGSGITPAATLAFPDHARYGEGEVAAIRKMKEESGASILVTTEKDAVKLAPYREELAPCYAAQLEIECIDDAHFRDTLEKML, translated from the coding sequence ATGGCTGAGCTGGAGAGATTTTTTCAGGATATGGTGAGCGGAAAGGAGACGGGGCTGGCGGCCCGGGCGCTTCTGGCCTTTCTGAAGGGAGCCTCCTTTCCGTACGCCGCGGTTTTGCGCCTGCGCGCCGCAGCCTACCAGCACGGACTCCTGCGTTCCCACCGGCTGCCGGTGCCGGTGATCTCCGTCGGCAATATCGTCCTCGGAGGAACGGGGAAGACGCCGGTGACGATGCAGGTGGCGCGGCACTTCCTGGAGCGGGGACGGCGCGTCTGCGTCCTTTCCCGAGGGTACGGCGGCTCGTCGAAGGGGAAGATCTCCCTTGTCTCCGACGGCTCCCGCATTTTTCTCGGCGCGTCAGAGGCGGGGGACGAGCCGTACCTCCTTGCGAGCAAGGTTCCCGGGCTGATGGTGGTGATCGGGGGGGACCGCTACCGCGCGGGGCTCTTCGCCATGGAAAAGCTCAATCCCGACCTCTTCATCCTGGACGACGGCTTTCAGCACCTGCGGCTGAAACGCGACCTCAACATTCTTCTTCTCGATGCCGCGCGCCCCTTCTCCAACGGCTGTACCGTGCCGGGAGGGTTCCTGAGGGAGCCGGCGGGAGCTGCGCAGCGGGCGGATCTCGTCCTCTACACCAGGGCGGCGCAGCGAGGGGCTCCGCACCTCTTCCCCGGGAAGCCGAGCTTTTGGGCGCGCCATGCTCTCGGTGGCATGGTCCCGCTCGGTGGAAAAGTCGCGGAAGGCTTTGAGCCCGCACGGGGGAAAAAAGTGGCCGCCTTCTCCGGAATCGCCAACCCCGACGCCTTTTTCGAGCTCCTGCAGGGAAGCGGCATCACCCCCGCCGCGACCCTCGCCTTTCCCGATCATGCCCGGTACGGGGAAGGGGAGGTTGCCGCTATCCGGAAGATGAAGGAGGAGAGCGGCGCCTCGATTCTCGTAACCACCGAGAAGGATGCGGTGAAGCTCGCTCCCTATCGGGAGGAACTGGCGCCGTGCTACGCGGCGCAGCTCGAGATCGAATGCATCGACGATGCCCATTTTCGGGACACATTGGAAAAAATGCTTTAA
- the waaF gene encoding lipopolysaccharide heptosyltransferase II has protein sequence MGKTLDKGKINRIVVRVTNWIGDAVMNTPALAAIRHTFPNAHIAVLANPLIAELFSPHDWVDEVIVYDKKGRHAGFGGKLKLARELRAQRFDLAILLQNAFDAALVAWLAGIPRRMGNTSDGRGFLLTHGFDHRPLGESLHHVDNYLTMLGAFGITGTERRQLLCVSEEEKGRADQLLKGAGIGPDDFVIGINPGAAYGSAKRWYPERFAEVAGILAQRWQAKLIVLGGPGEVAIAADIEKALGGACLNVAGKTKVRELLPLIKRCNFFITNDSGPMHIAAAFGTPLVAIFGSTDHRTTYPFSDNSVVVRKDTECAPCLLRECPTDHRCMTAVTADDVVAAAEKLRNK, from the coding sequence ATGGGCAAGACCCTGGACAAGGGGAAGATAAACCGCATCGTTGTACGCGTCACCAACTGGATCGGGGACGCGGTCATGAACACTCCGGCTCTGGCAGCGATCCGCCACACCTTCCCAAATGCTCATATAGCCGTTCTCGCCAACCCCCTGATAGCCGAGCTTTTCTCTCCTCACGACTGGGTGGACGAAGTCATCGTCTACGACAAGAAGGGGCGCCACGCCGGTTTTGGTGGGAAGCTGAAACTCGCGCGGGAGCTGCGGGCGCAGCGCTTCGATCTGGCGATACTGCTGCAGAACGCCTTCGACGCCGCGCTGGTCGCCTGGCTTGCGGGGATCCCGCGCCGCATGGGGAACACGAGCGACGGCCGCGGCTTTCTGCTGACCCACGGCTTTGACCACCGGCCGCTGGGGGAGAGCCTGCACCACGTGGACAACTATCTCACCATGCTCGGCGCATTCGGGATCACGGGGACGGAGAGACGCCAGCTTCTTTGCGTGAGCGAAGAGGAAAAGGGACGGGCCGACCAGTTGTTGAAGGGCGCGGGGATCGGGCCGGACGACTTCGTTATCGGGATCAATCCCGGAGCCGCCTACGGCTCTGCGAAGCGGTGGTATCCGGAGCGCTTTGCGGAGGTAGCGGGGATACTGGCGCAGAGGTGGCAGGCAAAGCTGATAGTCCTGGGCGGGCCCGGCGAGGTGGCTATAGCCGCCGACATCGAGAAAGCTCTCGGCGGAGCGTGTCTGAACGTGGCGGGAAAGACGAAGGTGCGGGAGCTTTTGCCCCTCATCAAGCGGTGCAACTTCTTCATCACCAATGACTCCGGTCCGATGCACATAGCCGCCGCCTTCGGCACACCGCTGGTGGCGATCTTCGGCTCCACCGACCATCGCACCACCTATCCTTTTTCAGACAACAGCGTCGTGGTGCGGAAAGACACCGAGTGTGCCCCGTGCCTGCTGCGCGAGTGCCCGACCGATCACCGCTGCATGACCGCAGTAACCGCCGACGATGTCGTCGCAGCGGCGGAGAAGCTTAGAAACAAGTAG
- the waaC gene encoding lipopolysaccharide heptosyltransferase I has protein sequence MRVLIVKASALGDIINSLPVLDFLKQACAGIEIDWVVEEPFRQILEGNPLLSQLHTVRTKVWRKRPFAAETRAEIAALKETLRERKYDLVFDIQGNLKSGLICWLAGEVDRIGFAKEDLQERINLLFTTRQVPLRRQDYHVTEKYLRVVSVPFAKDFREMTLSSSIATSPEEDSNAEALLATMSDGLVFLFHYGTTWQTKFWSEASWIKLGKEVLGEFPQSSILFSWGNEMEREAVTRIATGIGRGARVLERYSLKGLTALMKKVDLVVGGDTGPIHLAAAVGTPTVSFYRASDGKASGPRGENHVVIQSPIHCTKCFRTRCDKDAHCRDTIKVEAVLAGIVKLLRQG, from the coding sequence ATGCGCGTTCTCATAGTTAAAGCTTCCGCCCTGGGCGATATCATCAACTCCCTCCCGGTTCTCGATTTCCTGAAGCAGGCGTGCGCCGGGATAGAGATCGACTGGGTGGTCGAGGAGCCTTTCCGCCAGATCCTGGAGGGGAACCCGCTCTTGAGCCAACTGCATACGGTGCGCACGAAGGTCTGGCGCAAGCGTCCCTTTGCCGCTGAGACCCGCGCCGAGATCGCCGCCCTGAAGGAGACGCTCCGGGAGCGCAAGTACGACCTCGTCTTCGACATCCAGGGGAACCTGAAGAGCGGGCTGATCTGCTGGCTCGCCGGCGAGGTGGACCGTATCGGCTTTGCAAAGGAAGACCTGCAGGAGAGGATCAACCTCCTCTTCACCACGCGCCAGGTCCCTCTCCGGCGCCAGGACTACCACGTCACGGAAAAGTACCTGCGGGTGGTGAGCGTCCCCTTTGCGAAGGACTTCCGGGAGATGACCCTCTCCTCCTCCATCGCGACCTCGCCGGAGGAGGACAGCAACGCCGAGGCGCTTCTGGCGACCATGTCCGACGGCCTCGTCTTCCTCTTTCACTACGGCACGACCTGGCAGACGAAGTTCTGGAGCGAGGCGAGCTGGATAAAGCTCGGGAAGGAAGTGCTGGGGGAGTTCCCGCAGTCCTCCATCCTCTTTTCCTGGGGAAACGAGATGGAGCGGGAAGCGGTGACGAGGATCGCCACCGGGATCGGCCGCGGAGCGCGGGTGCTGGAGCGCTACTCCCTGAAGGGGCTGACGGCGCTCATGAAGAAGGTCGACCTGGTAGTCGGCGGGGACACCGGACCGATTCATCTGGCAGCCGCCGTCGGCACGCCTACCGTATCGTTCTACCGTGCGAGTGACGGCAAGGCGAGCGGGCCGCGCGGAGAGAATCACGTGGTGATCCAGTCCCCGATTCATTGCACCAAGTGCTTCCGTACCCGCTGCGACAAGGATGCCCACTGCCGCGACACCATAAAGGTAGAGGCTGTGCTGGCGGGGATCGTGAAACTGCTGCGGCAGGGGTAA
- a CDS encoding glycosyltransferase family 2 protein: MKITATIIALNEEANIGSCLASLDFADEIVVVDSGSTDRTEEICRAHPRVRFVRHSWEGYGRQKNVAATLASHDWIFNIDADERVSPRLKESILSATLGDVPCYKVARENYFGERWIRRCGWYPDYNMRLYDRRRSSFSERSVHESLVTEGPVEILSGNLVHMTYSGISDYLLRMDKYSTLAANELVKAGKKPGVLHLVGKPLFTFLKMYLLKLGFLEGYTGFLLSMLYSHYTFYKYGKAIELNKSEKVCG; this comes from the coding sequence TTGAAGATTACTGCGACCATAATTGCTCTCAACGAGGAGGCCAACATCGGCTCTTGCCTCGCGAGCCTCGATTTCGCCGACGAAATCGTCGTGGTCGACTCCGGCAGCACCGACCGCACCGAGGAGATCTGCCGCGCTCACCCGCGCGTCCGCTTCGTGCGCCACTCCTGGGAGGGGTACGGCAGGCAGAAGAACGTCGCCGCCACCCTCGCTTCCCACGACTGGATCTTCAACATCGACGCCGATGAGCGGGTCTCCCCGAGGCTGAAGGAGTCGATCCTCTCGGCAACGCTCGGCGACGTCCCCTGCTACAAGGTGGCGCGGGAAAACTACTTCGGCGAACGCTGGATCAGGCGCTGCGGCTGGTACCCCGACTACAACATGCGCCTCTACGACAGACGCCGCTCTTCCTTCAGCGAGCGCAGCGTCCACGAGTCGCTGGTGACGGAAGGACCGGTAGAAATCCTCTCCGGGAACCTGGTGCACATGACCTATTCCGGCATATCCGACTACCTGCTGCGCATGGACAAGTATTCGACCCTCGCGGCAAACGAGCTGGTAAAAGCAGGGAAGAAGCCGGGGGTACTGCACCTTGTGGGAAAGCCCCTCTTCACCTTCTTGAAGATGTACCTCCTCAAACTCGGCTTTCTGGAAGGGTACACAGGCTTTCTCCTCTCCATGCTCTATTCCCACTACACCTTTTACAAGTACGGCAAGGCCATCGAACTGAACAAATCGGAGAAAGTGTGTGGATAA
- the rfaQ gene encoding putative lipopolysaccharide heptosyltransferase III translates to MDKAGISRILVIKLRNIGDVLLCAPLFDNLKAAFPGAKISALVNAGTEAMLEGHPAVHQVIVYNRNIKKNSFLKRLREEAAFYRRLRAERFDMVLNLTEGDRGAIVSLVSGARVRAGVDPMSQGMVGKRLIYTELVPRPGAEYHAVEKNLQALSALGLTAEKRAVSFYFSPADGENVARRLAAVSLPEKGFFHAHVTSRWMFKALPPSKVAFLIDEISRLSGLPSVLTCAPEVKELSYLAGLLPLLSTPHHDLSGALSLKELGALSAAARFFVGVDSAPMHMAAALDVPVLGIFGPTSVPEWGPWDNSMGRNPYHAPNGVQRASRHTVLQAERACVPCRRDGCNGSKVSDCLNFSDAELRETARSFLSTVPA, encoded by the coding sequence GTGGATAAGGCCGGCATATCCAGGATCCTGGTGATCAAGTTGCGCAACATTGGGGATGTGCTGCTCTGCGCCCCCCTTTTCGACAACCTCAAGGCCGCCTTTCCGGGAGCAAAAATCAGCGCGCTGGTAAACGCGGGGACCGAGGCCATGCTGGAGGGGCACCCGGCGGTGCACCAGGTAATCGTCTACAACCGCAACATCAAGAAGAACTCCTTCCTTAAGCGCCTTCGGGAAGAGGCTGCTTTCTACCGCCGCCTGCGCGCCGAGCGCTTCGACATGGTGCTGAACCTCACCGAGGGGGACCGCGGGGCGATCGTGTCGCTGGTGAGCGGCGCCCGCGTCCGTGCTGGGGTCGACCCGATGAGCCAGGGGATGGTGGGAAAAAGGTTGATCTACACAGAGCTCGTGCCGCGCCCTGGCGCTGAGTACCACGCGGTCGAGAAGAACCTGCAGGCTCTCTCGGCCCTCGGCCTCACCGCGGAGAAGCGCGCCGTCTCCTTTTACTTTTCCCCCGCCGATGGTGAGAACGTGGCCCGCCGCCTCGCCGCCGTCTCCCTCCCCGAGAAGGGATTTTTTCACGCCCATGTCACCTCGCGCTGGATGTTCAAGGCTCTCCCCCCTTCAAAGGTCGCCTTCCTCATCGATGAGATATCCCGTCTCTCCGGTCTCCCCTCGGTCCTTACCTGCGCGCCGGAAGTGAAGGAGCTCTCGTACCTGGCGGGGCTCCTTCCCCTTCTCTCCACCCCGCACCACGACCTCAGCGGCGCCCTCAGCCTGAAGGAGCTTGGTGCCCTGAGCGCCGCCGCCCGCTTCTTCGTCGGCGTTGATTCCGCCCCGATGCACATGGCGGCCGCCCTCGATGTCCCGGTGCTCGGGATCTTCGGCCCGACTTCCGTGCCGGAGTGGGGGCCTTGGGACAACTCCATGGGGAGGAACCCGTACCACGCGCCGAACGGGGTGCAGCGCGCCAGCCGCCATACCGTCCTGCAGGCGGAGCGCGCGTGCGTGCCGTGCCGCAGGGACGGCTGCAACGGGAGCAAGGTGAGCGACTGCCTGAACTTCAGCGACGCCGAGCTGCGCGAGACGGCGCGGTCCTTCCTCTCGACGGTGCCTGCATGA